The Larus michahellis chromosome 2, bLarMic1.1, whole genome shotgun sequence genome window below encodes:
- the RALA gene encoding ras-related protein Ral-A has translation MAANKPKGQNSLALHKVIMVGSGGVGKSALTLQFMYDEFVEDYEPTKADSYRKKVVLDGEEVQIDILDTAGQEDYAAIRDNYFRSGEGFLCVFSITELESFAATADFREQILRVKEDENVPFLLVGNKSDLEDKRQVSVEEAKNRADQWNVNYVETSAKTRANVDKVFFDLMREIRARKMEDSKEKNGKKKRKSLAKRIRERCCIL, from the exons ATGGCAGCAAATAAGCCTAAAGGACAGAATTCATTGGCTTTACACAAAGTCATCATGGTGGGAAGTGGTGGCGTAGGAAAATCTGCTTTAACACTACAGTTTATGTATGATGAG tttgttgAAGATTATGAGCCCACCAAAGCAGACAGCTACAGGAAAAAGGTGGTTCTGGATGGGGAAGAAGTCCAAATTGATATATTGgacacagcagggcaggaggactATGCTGCAATTAGAGACAACTACTTTCGAAGTGGAGAAGGCTTTCTTTGCGTCTTCTCTATTACAGAGCTGGAATCCTTTGCAGCAACGGCAGACTTCAG ggAGCAGATCTTAAGAGTAAAAGAAGATGAGAATGTTCCTTTTTTGCTAGTTGGTAACAAATCAGATTTGGAAGATAAAAGACAAGTTTCTGTGGAGGAAGCAAAAAACAGAGCTGATCAGTGGAACGTTAACTATGTGGAAACTTCTGCAAAGACACGAGCTAATGTTGACAAG gtgttttttgaTTTAATGAGAGAAATTAGAGCCAGAAAAAtggaagacagcaaagaaaagaatgggaagaagaaaagaaaaagcctagcTAAGAGGATCAGAGAAAGATGTTGCATTTTATAA